A window of Thermus tengchongensis contains these coding sequences:
- a CDS encoding response regulator transcription factor produces MARILLVEDEPLVAHLVRRILERAGHQVDWASSGQAALDKLSESYDLVVCDLVMPGVSGLEVIQRIRALGLFTPILALSASVSEKSRREALEAGAQAFLGKPFETQTLLAQVDRLLTREDG; encoded by the coding sequence ATGGCCCGCATCCTTCTGGTTGAGGACGAACCCTTGGTGGCCCACCTGGTGCGCCGCATCCTGGAGCGGGCCGGGCACCAGGTGGACTGGGCCTCTTCCGGCCAGGCGGCCTTGGACAAGCTTTCGGAATCCTACGATCTCGTGGTGTGCGATCTGGTGATGCCCGGGGTATCGGGCCTCGAGGTGATTCAAAGGATACGGGCCTTGGGCCTCTTTACCCCCATCCTGGCCCTTTCCGCCAGCGTTTCCGAGAAAAGCCGGCGGGAGGCCCTCGAGGCGGGGGCGCAAGCCTTCCTGGGCAAACCCTTTGAAACCCAGACCCTGTTGGCCCAGGTGGACCGCCTGTTGACCCGGGAGGACGGGTAA
- a CDS encoding 2Fe-2S iron-sulfur cluster-binding protein, whose product MRLRVNGKEVEAHPGTLLLEVAEVPTLCHHPHTETRGLCRLCLVEADGRLVPACATEAREGMELRTETEGLRTLRKTLLEWLALTTDLAQAPDLLALMERYGAEPERWGEVPGRRGREVLKDNPFYLRDYAKCVNCRRCVDACGDGIMGVYALTLEGRGLLAHPTTPLDRPLPETPCVFCGNCIQVCPTGALRPLSMEV is encoded by the coding sequence GTGCGGCTTAGGGTGAACGGCAAGGAAGTGGAGGCGCATCCCGGGACGCTCCTTTTGGAGGTGGCCGAGGTCCCCACCCTCTGCCACCACCCCCACACGGAAACCCGGGGGCTTTGCCGGCTGTGCCTGGTGGAGGCCGATGGCCGCCTCGTCCCCGCCTGCGCCACCGAGGCCCGGGAGGGGATGGAGCTACGGACGGAAACAGAGGGGCTCAGAACCCTCCGGAAAACCCTTCTGGAGTGGCTAGCCCTTACCACCGACCTCGCCCAAGCCCCAGACCTCCTAGCCCTCATGGAGCGGTACGGAGCGGAGCCCGAACGCTGGGGGGAGGTTCCCGGGAGGCGGGGACGGGAGGTCTTGAAGGATAACCCCTTTTACCTCCGGGACTACGCCAAATGCGTGAACTGCCGCCGCTGTGTGGACGCCTGCGGGGATGGGATCATGGGGGTCTACGCCCTCACCCTGGAGGGCAGGGGCCTCCTGGCCCACCCCACCACTCCCCTGGACCGGCCCCTTCCGGAAACCCCTTGCGTCTTCTGCGGCAACTGCATCCAGGTATGCCCCACAGGGGCCCTCAGGCCCCTAAGCATGGAGGTGTAG
- the galK gene encoding galactokinase, with product MGFKEVFGTLPEASAQAPGRVNLLGEHTDYQEGYVLPTSLPYLTRVEAGRAEGRVEAYSETLRELRARPLESPPQGDFLDYLLGVVWALREAGHPVPGARLYIRSDLPMGAGLSSSAALEVAALKALRALFRLPLSDLEVALLAQKAEVEYVGVRCGIMDQMAASLGEVGKALFLDTRTLAHENLPLPPGVRVVVLDLGLGRRLAEAGYNERRQEAEEAARRLGVRSLRDVADLCLVESLPSPLDKRARHIVGENLRVLRGVEALRRGDVKAFGELMTQSHRSLSQDYEVSLPELDALVEAALEAGAYGAKLTGAGFGGAVVALVPEGRVEDFQRALHAGFPQLRIL from the coding sequence ATGGGGTTTAAAGAGGTCTTCGGCACCCTGCCCGAGGCCAGCGCCCAGGCCCCGGGGCGGGTGAACCTGCTGGGGGAGCACACCGACTACCAAGAGGGCTATGTCCTCCCCACCTCCCTCCCCTACCTCACCCGGGTGGAGGCGGGCCGGGCGGAGGGACGGGTGGAGGCCTACAGCGAAACCCTGAGGGAGCTTAGGGCCAGGCCCTTAGAAAGCCCCCCCCAGGGGGACTTCCTGGACTACCTCCTGGGGGTGGTCTGGGCGCTGAGGGAGGCCGGGCATCCCGTGCCGGGGGCCCGTTTGTACATCCGGAGCGACCTGCCCATGGGGGCCGGCCTCTCCAGCTCCGCCGCCCTGGAGGTGGCCGCCCTCAAGGCCCTCCGCGCCCTCTTCCGCCTGCCCCTAAGCGACCTGGAGGTGGCTCTCCTGGCCCAGAAGGCCGAGGTGGAGTACGTGGGGGTGCGCTGCGGCATCATGGATCAGATGGCCGCCAGCCTCGGGGAGGTGGGCAAAGCCCTTTTCCTGGATACCCGCACCCTGGCCCACGAAAACCTTCCCCTGCCCCCTGGGGTGCGGGTGGTGGTCTTAGACCTGGGGCTTGGGCGCCGCCTGGCGGAGGCGGGGTACAACGAGAGGCGGCAGGAGGCGGAGGAGGCCGCCAGAAGGCTTGGGGTACGTTCATTGCGGGACGTGGCCGACCTCTGCCTGGTGGAAAGCCTGCCCTCCCCCTTGGACAAACGGGCCCGGCACATCGTGGGGGAAAACCTCCGGGTGCTAAGGGGGGTAGAGGCGCTCCGAAGAGGGGATGTCAAGGCCTTCGGCGAGCTCATGACTCAAAGCCACCGCTCCCTTTCCCAGGACTACGAGGTGAGCCTTCCCGAGCTGGACGCCCTGGTGGAGGCGGCCTTGGAGGCCGGGGCCTACGGGGCCAAGCTCACGGGGGCAGGGTTCGGCGGGGCGGTGGTGGCCCTGGTGCCCGAGGGGCGGGTGGAGGATTTTCAGAGGGCCCTCCACGCCGGTTTCCCCCAGCTGCGCATCCTCTGA
- a CDS encoding metal ABC transporter substrate-binding protein: MRPWFLLLFLGPALAQVPVAATTPILADLVRQVGGSRVQVVSVVPPGADPHTFDPSPATAKALAQSRLLFANGLGLEAYLPKLQSLLPTGARVVKLGEGQPGLICAGETHEEARGEEDHHHGPCNPHLWLDPTYAVRYAERIAQELSRLDPQGQAQYRANLNRFRQEVARRDQAFQACGLKGKKVVVQHDAYAYFARRYGLVVVGALMNQQAEAQEVGSKSFLALLERAKREGVKLVLAEPQFRGTALKTLAEALGARLVVMYTDTLDQKVNGYLALLDHNLKALCP; encoded by the coding sequence ATGAGGCCTTGGTTTCTCCTCCTCTTCCTGGGCCCTGCCCTGGCCCAGGTGCCGGTAGCCGCCACCACGCCCATCCTGGCCGACCTGGTGCGCCAGGTGGGAGGTAGCCGGGTGCAGGTGGTGAGCGTGGTCCCTCCAGGGGCTGACCCCCATACCTTTGACCCCAGCCCGGCCACGGCCAAGGCTCTAGCGCAAAGCCGCCTTCTCTTCGCCAATGGGCTGGGCCTCGAGGCCTACCTGCCCAAGCTGCAAAGCCTCCTCCCCACAGGGGCCCGGGTGGTGAAGCTGGGAGAAGGGCAACCCGGCCTCATCTGCGCGGGGGAAACCCACGAAGAAGCCCGCGGCGAAGAAGACCATCACCACGGCCCCTGCAACCCTCACCTCTGGCTGGACCCCACCTACGCGGTGCGCTACGCGGAGCGCATCGCCCAGGAGCTCAGCCGCCTGGACCCCCAGGGCCAGGCCCAGTACCGGGCCAACCTGAACCGCTTCCGCCAGGAGGTAGCTAGGCGGGACCAAGCCTTCCAGGCCTGCGGCCTCAAGGGGAAAAAGGTGGTGGTACAGCACGACGCCTACGCCTACTTCGCCCGGCGCTACGGTCTGGTGGTAGTGGGAGCCCTGATGAACCAACAAGCCGAAGCCCAGGAGGTGGGCAGCAAGAGCTTTTTGGCACTCCTGGAAAGGGCCAAGCGGGAAGGAGTGAAGCTGGTCCTGGCCGAGCCCCAGTTTCGGGGCACTGCCCTTAAGACCTTGGCGGAGGCCTTGGGGGCTAGGCTCGTGGTGATGTACACCGATACCCTGGACCAGAAGGTGAATGGCTACCTGGCCCTCTTGGACCACAACCTCAAGGCCCTATGCCCATAA
- a CDS encoding TRAP transporter substrate-binding protein produces the protein MRRRQFLKGVGVGLAASLSYGAFAQAAPQVRWRLVSSYPRSLDTLYGGAEDLAKRVAELTGDRFQIRVYQAGEIVPGGQVLDAVQQGTVEAGHTYGPFYVGKNPTLAFDGGVPFGMTYRQHNAWMRYGGGLELLRQVYADFGVLQFPGGNTGAQMGGWFRKEIRTLADLKGLRMRIPGLGGLVMGRLGVVPQTLAAGDIYPALERGTIDATEFSGPYDDEKLGFYKVARYYYYPSFWEPSAQLSFLVSQREWQRLPKEFQEAFQVAAAEVNLTMMAKYDAQNPPALNRLLKAGVRLRRWPAEIMRKALEEARALYEEQAAKDATYRKVYSAYWAFRNEQYRWFAVAELGYESFAFPTV, from the coding sequence ATGAGGCGAAGGCAGTTTCTCAAAGGGGTAGGGGTGGGTCTAGCAGCAAGCCTTTCCTACGGGGCCTTTGCCCAGGCCGCCCCGCAGGTGCGCTGGCGGCTTGTTTCCAGTTACCCGAGGAGCCTGGATACCCTCTATGGCGGTGCCGAGGATCTGGCCAAGCGGGTGGCAGAGCTCACCGGGGACCGTTTTCAGATCCGGGTCTACCAGGCGGGGGAGATCGTTCCTGGAGGCCAGGTGCTGGATGCGGTCCAGCAGGGCACGGTGGAGGCGGGCCACACCTATGGCCCTTTCTATGTGGGAAAGAACCCCACCCTGGCCTTTGACGGGGGCGTGCCCTTTGGCATGACCTACCGCCAGCACAACGCCTGGATGCGCTACGGCGGAGGGCTGGAGCTGTTGCGCCAGGTCTACGCCGACTTTGGCGTGCTTCAGTTCCCGGGAGGCAACACCGGGGCCCAGATGGGGGGATGGTTCCGCAAGGAGATCCGGACTTTAGCCGACCTCAAGGGCTTGCGCATGCGCATTCCTGGCCTTGGCGGCCTGGTGATGGGGCGGCTTGGGGTGGTGCCCCAGACCCTGGCCGCTGGGGATATCTACCCGGCCTTGGAGCGGGGTACCATCGACGCCACCGAGTTTTCTGGCCCCTACGACGACGAGAAGCTGGGCTTTTACAAGGTGGCCCGCTACTACTACTACCCCTCCTTCTGGGAACCCAGCGCCCAGCTTTCCTTCCTGGTTTCCCAAAGGGAGTGGCAACGCCTTCCCAAGGAGTTCCAGGAGGCCTTCCAGGTGGCAGCTGCCGAGGTCAACCTCACCATGATGGCCAAGTACGACGCCCAGAACCCCCCGGCCCTGAACCGCCTTCTCAAGGCGGGGGTGCGGTTGCGCCGCTGGCCCGCGGAGATCATGAGGAAGGCCCTCGAGGAAGCCCGGGCCCTTTACGAGGAACAGGCGGCCAAGGACGCCACCTACCGCAAGGTGTACTCCGCTTACTGGGCCTTCCGCAACGAACAGTACCGCTGGTTCGCCGTGGCCGAGCTGGGCTATGAAAGCTTCGCCTTCCCCACCGTCTAA
- a CDS encoding ATP-binding protein, whose product MRASGQLEILGRFQRALLRDLEPVQILRNLLEVATEEGVERAALFLYRRETRELMGEVASGRGRHYTVSAIALPLYAKGPVQEAFFAEGPVRRGEEWLLPVVGEEASYCWADPEARCTVRPRATWETRFLVCPSCPYFAPKGVLSLEGVPQILRPLLPLLAQLTALALKNGELLSERNRALAELSRHAEALSHVSALAREVVRALEPAAVLETLAQALSGRFGFFRVTVALVKGEKGKDYLEGYLTVRGKDVYWTEGISRIRLSLASSPDPLAKAVRERRTLVVARESLPPEVAQEMGPSVAFVPILAEEEALGAVSVDHGPGGPGVSEAEVRYVELLAGVAGVALRNAQLYREKKELSLALAAERGRLFQVLEELPDGVVVLFGSEGFANGKARQALAVGSTVSLEDLPAALGPALEGGRLEFSLRGATYSVRGKQVGEMRVLVLHDITERTRMERALREQVAFTQTLVDLAKEALRQPGLAPLTGAIVKRLQALFGADEGLLLAEEGGSQRVLYSTCALPGPLPRPNLLEKALMEGKPLGAGVLEVQDCGVAQTLGLQSALVVPFRAGGFRGGLLLGFQRERRFSDRLLSRLDQVGTLLALVLEKARFLELLEAEEERLKALLEHSQGVVYVLDGEGFIRYVSPSVGPVLGYDPEGYKSAPLRALDFVHPEDRALAEALFYELLSHPGEVLTGEFRVLHADGTAIPVEAWGRNLLADPRVQGVVVDLHDLRPRLEAERLKGEFIAAVSHELRTPLAVIMGLAELLREEGLSPSARESVDLILESAFRLKTMVDNLLDTSRLEAGRFEVSRRPVNLRPLLQDLARSFQGVARLSGVEFRVEVAELPVMEADPDRLVQVVGNLLSNAFKFTPPGGQVCLRARQEGDRVLLEVEDTGPGIPKEELPKLFQRYARAKNAQTRGVSGTGLGLFISKHIVEAHGGQIEVESEEGKGSLFRVILPVYGPHPSG is encoded by the coding sequence ATGAGAGCCTCGGGCCAGCTGGAGATCCTTGGACGCTTCCAGAGAGCCTTATTAAGAGATTTGGAGCCCGTGCAAATACTTCGCAACCTCCTCGAGGTGGCCACGGAGGAAGGGGTGGAGCGGGCAGCCCTCTTCCTCTACCGCCGGGAAACCCGGGAGCTTATGGGAGAGGTGGCCTCGGGCCGGGGCCGCCACTATACGGTTTCCGCCATCGCCCTTCCCCTATACGCAAAGGGGCCTGTGCAGGAGGCCTTTTTCGCTGAGGGCCCTGTGCGGCGGGGAGAGGAATGGCTTTTGCCGGTGGTGGGGGAGGAGGCCTCCTACTGCTGGGCCGATCCCGAGGCCCGCTGTACGGTCCGCCCCCGGGCCACCTGGGAAACCCGCTTCCTGGTCTGTCCCAGTTGCCCTTACTTTGCGCCCAAGGGGGTGTTGAGCCTGGAAGGAGTCCCCCAGATCCTGAGGCCTCTTCTGCCCCTTCTGGCCCAGCTTACGGCCCTGGCCTTGAAAAACGGAGAGCTCCTGTCGGAACGAAACCGGGCTTTGGCCGAGCTTTCCCGCCATGCGGAGGCCTTATCCCACGTGAGCGCCTTGGCCCGGGAGGTGGTCAGGGCCCTGGAGCCCGCTGCCGTGCTGGAAACCCTGGCCCAGGCCCTTTCAGGGCGCTTTGGTTTCTTCCGGGTGACCGTGGCCCTGGTGAAGGGGGAGAAGGGCAAGGACTACCTGGAGGGCTACCTCACGGTGCGGGGAAAAGACGTGTACTGGACGGAGGGCATCAGCCGCATCCGCCTGTCCCTGGCTTCTTCTCCGGATCCCCTGGCCAAGGCGGTGCGGGAACGGAGGACCCTGGTTGTGGCAAGGGAGAGCCTGCCCCCGGAAGTGGCCCAGGAGATGGGTCCCAGCGTGGCCTTTGTCCCCATCCTGGCTGAGGAAGAGGCCTTGGGGGCGGTGTCCGTGGACCACGGGCCTGGGGGGCCAGGGGTGAGCGAGGCGGAGGTGCGTTACGTGGAGCTCCTTGCGGGCGTGGCGGGGGTGGCCCTCAGGAATGCCCAGCTTTACCGGGAAAAGAAGGAGCTTTCCCTGGCCTTGGCTGCGGAGCGGGGGCGGCTTTTCCAGGTTCTGGAGGAGCTTCCCGACGGCGTGGTGGTGCTTTTTGGTTCCGAGGGTTTTGCCAACGGAAAGGCCCGCCAGGCGCTTGCCGTGGGGTCCACGGTGTCCCTCGAGGACCTGCCCGCAGCCCTAGGGCCTGCCTTGGAAGGAGGAAGGCTGGAGTTCAGCCTGAGAGGGGCTACGTATAGCGTCCGGGGAAAACAGGTGGGGGAGATGCGGGTCTTGGTTCTCCACGACATCACTGAGCGCACCCGTATGGAAAGGGCCCTGAGGGAGCAGGTGGCCTTCACCCAGACCTTGGTGGACCTGGCCAAGGAAGCCTTGCGCCAGCCGGGTCTCGCTCCGTTGACCGGCGCCATCGTCAAGCGTCTGCAAGCCCTCTTTGGCGCGGATGAGGGGTTGCTCTTGGCGGAGGAGGGGGGTAGCCAAAGGGTGCTTTACAGCACTTGTGCCCTTCCTGGACCCCTTCCCCGGCCCAATCTTCTGGAAAAAGCCCTTATGGAGGGAAAGCCCCTGGGGGCAGGGGTCCTGGAGGTACAGGATTGCGGGGTGGCGCAGACGCTGGGCCTTCAGAGCGCCTTGGTGGTTCCCTTCCGGGCGGGGGGGTTCCGGGGTGGACTCTTGCTGGGCTTTCAGCGGGAGAGGCGTTTTTCCGATAGGCTCCTCTCCCGGCTGGATCAGGTGGGGACCCTGCTGGCTTTGGTGCTGGAAAAGGCCCGCTTTTTGGAACTGCTGGAGGCCGAGGAGGAGCGCCTCAAGGCGCTTTTAGAGCACTCCCAGGGCGTGGTCTACGTGCTGGATGGGGAAGGGTTTATCCGTTATGTGAGCCCCAGCGTGGGCCCGGTGCTGGGCTATGACCCCGAAGGGTACAAAAGCGCTCCCTTAAGGGCCCTGGATTTCGTCCACCCTGAGGACCGAGCGCTGGCGGAGGCCCTGTTCTACGAGCTTTTGAGCCACCCGGGGGAGGTCCTCACCGGGGAGTTCCGGGTCCTTCACGCGGACGGCACCGCGATTCCCGTGGAGGCCTGGGGGCGGAACCTCCTGGCTGACCCCCGGGTGCAAGGGGTGGTGGTGGACCTGCACGACCTCCGTCCCAGGCTGGAGGCCGAGCGGCTTAAGGGGGAGTTCATCGCCGCCGTAAGCCACGAGCTCCGCACCCCTTTGGCGGTGATCATGGGCCTGGCCGAGCTTCTTCGCGAAGAGGGGCTTTCTCCCTCGGCCCGGGAGTCGGTGGACCTTATCCTGGAAAGCGCCTTCCGGCTCAAGACCATGGTGGATAACCTCCTGGACACCAGCCGCCTCGAGGCCGGCCGCTTTGAGGTGAGCCGAAGACCCGTGAACCTGAGGCCCCTTCTTCAGGACCTGGCCAGGAGCTTCCAGGGGGTGGCCCGGCTTTCGGGGGTGGAGTTCCGCGTGGAGGTGGCCGAGCTGCCCGTGATGGAGGCTGACCCTGACCGCCTGGTGCAGGTGGTGGGCAACCTGCTTTCCAACGCCTTCAAGTTCACCCCGCCGGGCGGGCAAGTCTGTCTTCGGGCCCGGCAGGAAGGGGATAGGGTGCTCCTGGAGGTGGAGGACACGGGTCCCGGCATTCCCAAGGAGGAGCTTCCCAAGCTCTTCCAACGCTACGCCCGGGCCAAGAACGCCCAGACCCGGGGGGTTTCGGGCACGGGGCTTGGCCTTTTCATTTCCAAGCACATCGTGGAGGCCCATGGGGGCCAGATTGAGGTGGAAAGCGAGGAGGGAAAAGGAAGCCTCTTTAGGGTTATCCTGCCTGTATATGGCCCGCATCCTTCTGGTTGA
- a CDS encoding NADH-ubiquinone oxidoreductase-F iron-sulfur binding region domain-containing protein, with translation MGKPSLLPLLDERLPLTEEKVAEAARLAGVPLAQAWGVVRYYPRYRGLPQGRLLVDDPVARARGFALLREKADGTYPPLGLEALAPSYLRFTPEGRFVEWEGRLVPFAEFRLPFALGHGERLLPPEPVESLAQYRSLGGLKALEALQKGHLTPEALFQAVEEAGLLGRGGAAFPTHIKMRAVARGEPPRYLVVNADESEPGNFKDRFLLEHHPFLVLEGALLAAWAIGAERAYLYVREEFEAAIRGLEKAIGELEVAGLAPVPLEVFRSGGLYICGEETALLESMEGRRAEPRLKPPFPVERGLWGRPTLVQNVETLANLPLILREGPAAWRAREPKLFSVSGDVERPGLYELPLGTPLGEALRRAGGEPEALQAVLLGGAAGVFTRDWAFPLRYRERLPLGAGALVAFGEGVDLWEVLLGLAHFFQEESCGKCFPCPLGTAVQVEMVKRRERNPSLVADLAATLKGSLCGLGQSAFWAYQSLLEVEGAA, from the coding sequence ATGGGAAAGCCCAGCCTCCTCCCCCTCCTGGACGAACGCCTGCCCCTCACGGAGGAGAAGGTGGCGGAGGCCGCCCGCCTGGCGGGGGTGCCCCTGGCCCAGGCCTGGGGGGTGGTCCGCTACTACCCCCGGTACCGGGGCCTACCCCAAGGCAGGCTTTTGGTGGACGACCCCGTGGCCCGGGCGCGGGGGTTCGCCCTGCTGCGGGAAAAAGCCGACGGGACCTACCCCCCCTTGGGCCTCGAGGCCCTGGCCCCCAGCTACCTGCGCTTCACGCCCGAGGGGCGCTTCGTGGAGTGGGAGGGGCGCCTGGTCCCCTTCGCCGAGTTCCGGCTCCCCTTCGCCCTAGGCCACGGGGAGCGGCTTCTGCCCCCAGAGCCCGTGGAAAGCCTGGCCCAGTACCGGTCCCTAGGGGGGCTAAAGGCCCTGGAGGCCCTGCAAAAGGGGCACCTGACGCCGGAAGCCCTCTTCCAGGCGGTGGAGGAGGCAGGGCTCCTGGGCCGGGGCGGGGCCGCCTTCCCCACCCACATCAAGATGCGGGCCGTGGCCCGGGGGGAGCCCCCCCGGTACCTGGTGGTGAACGCCGACGAGTCCGAACCCGGGAACTTCAAGGACCGCTTCCTCCTGGAGCACCACCCCTTTTTGGTCCTGGAGGGCGCCCTCTTGGCCGCTTGGGCCATCGGGGCAGAGCGGGCCTACCTCTACGTGCGGGAGGAGTTCGAGGCCGCCATCCGGGGGCTGGAGAAGGCCATCGGGGAGCTGGAGGTGGCCGGGCTTGCGCCGGTGCCCCTCGAGGTCTTTCGCAGCGGCGGCCTCTACATCTGCGGCGAGGAAACCGCCCTTTTAGAGTCCATGGAGGGCCGGCGGGCCGAGCCCCGCCTCAAGCCCCCCTTCCCGGTGGAGCGGGGCCTTTGGGGTAGGCCCACCCTGGTGCAGAACGTGGAAACCCTGGCCAACCTCCCCCTCATCCTGCGGGAAGGCCCCGCAGCCTGGCGGGCCCGGGAGCCCAAGCTCTTCTCCGTCAGCGGGGATGTGGAAAGGCCAGGCCTCTACGAGCTCCCCCTGGGCACCCCCTTAGGGGAGGCCTTGCGGCGGGCGGGCGGGGAGCCCGAGGCGCTCCAAGCGGTCCTCCTGGGAGGGGCGGCGGGGGTCTTCACCCGGGACTGGGCCTTCCCCTTGCGCTACCGGGAGAGGCTTCCCCTGGGAGCGGGCGCCTTGGTGGCCTTCGGCGAGGGCGTGGACCTGTGGGAGGTGCTCTTGGGCCTCGCCCACTTCTTCCAGGAGGAGTCCTGCGGCAAGTGCTTCCCCTGCCCCCTGGGCACCGCGGTGCAGGTGGAGATGGTGAAGCGGCGGGAGCGAAACCCCAGCCTGGTGGCCGACCTGGCCGCCACCCTGAAAGGAAGCCTCTGCGGCCTCGGCCAGTCGGCCTTCTGGGCATACCAAAGCCTTTTGGAGGTGGAAGGTGCGGCTTAG
- the fdhF gene encoding formate dehydrogenase subunit alpha → MRTTCPYCGVGCQVEPRLKEGRIVEVRGAEIPPNHGALCVKGRFGLDFPFSGKRLLYPMVRERKGAPLRRATWEEALDFAARRLLEVLGRRGPEALAVFPSAKTTNEEVYLAQKLARALLGTNHVDHCSRLCHSSSTAALSRSLGGASMTNPLEDIWKTDLFLVVGSNTTETHPVIGAMIKKRVRQGAQMIVVDPRYTGMAEASTLWLRVRPGTDLFLLNAMARFILEEGLWDRAYVEARTEGFAEWRASLEAYTLEEAERITGVERGKIALAARLYATTERAGTYWAMGLTQHTKGTATVQALVNLALLTGKVGKEGAGLNPLRGQNNVQGAGDMGALPDVLPGYWKVADQEVRRRFEALWATPLNPDPGLRMTEVFERIPEVEAIYLIGEDPVTSEPYQDHLKAQLEALPFLIVQDILENETTPFAHVVLPAASFLEKDGTFTNTDRRVQRVRKILDPPGEARPDWWITRELGKRLAQALGRPWTLHPGPEAIWEEIRQAVPEMVGGITYRRLEGEGVRWPCPQEDHPGEAVLFRERFNTPSGKARFIPVHFTPPAETPSEEYPLVLSTGRVLYHWHGGTLSRNSRLQEAYPELKVEVNPKDAGRLGIHDGEIIQVVSRRGRIRARAWVTDRTPEGVVYAPFHFAEAPANRLTLDALDPTSRIPEYKVAAVRLEKLD, encoded by the coding sequence GTGCGCACCACCTGTCCCTATTGCGGCGTGGGTTGCCAGGTGGAACCCCGGCTCAAGGAGGGCCGCATCGTGGAGGTGCGGGGCGCGGAGATCCCTCCCAACCACGGGGCCCTCTGCGTGAAGGGCCGCTTTGGCCTGGACTTCCCCTTCTCGGGAAAACGCCTCCTCTACCCCATGGTGCGGGAGCGGAAGGGTGCCCCTTTGCGTCGGGCCACCTGGGAGGAGGCCTTGGACTTCGCGGCAAGAAGGCTACTAGAGGTGCTTGGGCGCCGAGGGCCGGAGGCCCTGGCCGTCTTCCCCTCCGCCAAAACCACCAACGAGGAGGTCTACCTGGCCCAGAAGCTGGCCCGGGCCCTTCTTGGAACCAACCATGTGGACCACTGCTCCAGGCTGTGCCATTCCTCCTCCACCGCCGCTCTTTCCCGCTCCCTAGGTGGGGCCAGCATGACCAACCCCCTGGAGGACATCTGGAAAACCGACCTCTTCCTGGTGGTGGGCTCCAACACCACGGAAACCCACCCGGTCATCGGAGCTATGATCAAGAAACGCGTTCGCCAAGGGGCCCAGATGATCGTGGTGGACCCCCGGTACACGGGGATGGCGGAGGCCAGCACCCTTTGGCTCCGGGTGCGCCCCGGCACCGACCTCTTTCTCCTCAACGCCATGGCCCGGTTCATCCTGGAGGAGGGCCTTTGGGACCGGGCCTACGTGGAAGCGCGCACCGAGGGCTTCGCCGAGTGGCGGGCTTCCCTGGAGGCCTACACCCTCGAGGAGGCCGAGCGCATCACCGGGGTGGAAAGGGGAAAGATCGCCCTGGCCGCCCGGCTCTACGCCACCACGGAAAGGGCCGGGACCTACTGGGCCATGGGTCTCACCCAGCACACCAAGGGAACGGCCACCGTTCAGGCCCTGGTGAACCTGGCCCTGCTCACAGGCAAGGTGGGGAAGGAGGGGGCGGGCCTGAACCCCTTGCGGGGCCAGAACAACGTGCAAGGGGCCGGGGACATGGGGGCTTTGCCCGATGTCCTCCCAGGGTATTGGAAGGTGGCGGACCAGGAGGTCAGAAGGCGCTTTGAAGCCCTTTGGGCAACCCCCTTGAACCCCGACCCCGGCCTGCGCATGACCGAGGTCTTCGAGAGAATCCCCGAGGTGGAGGCCATCTACCTCATCGGGGAGGATCCTGTGACCAGCGAGCCTTACCAAGACCATCTGAAGGCCCAGCTGGAAGCCCTCCCCTTCCTCATCGTCCAGGACATCCTGGAAAACGAGACCACTCCCTTTGCCCACGTGGTCCTGCCGGCGGCCAGCTTCCTGGAGAAGGACGGCACCTTCACCAACACCGACCGCCGGGTCCAACGGGTGCGGAAAATCCTGGATCCCCCAGGCGAGGCCCGTCCCGACTGGTGGATCACCCGGGAACTGGGGAAACGCCTGGCCCAGGCCCTGGGCCGCCCCTGGACCCTCCACCCGGGCCCCGAGGCCATCTGGGAGGAGATCCGCCAGGCGGTTCCGGAAATGGTGGGCGGGATCACCTATCGGCGCCTAGAGGGGGAAGGCGTGCGTTGGCCCTGCCCCCAGGAGGACCACCCAGGCGAGGCGGTGCTCTTCCGAGAGCGCTTCAACACCCCCTCGGGGAAGGCCCGCTTTATCCCAGTCCACTTCACCCCGCCGGCGGAAACCCCCTCGGAGGAGTACCCCCTTGTCCTCTCCACCGGCCGGGTGCTCTACCACTGGCACGGGGGCACCCTAAGCCGCAACAGCCGGCTCCAGGAAGCGTATCCAGAGCTCAAGGTGGAGGTGAACCCCAAGGACGCCGGACGGCTAGGGATCCACGACGGGGAGATCATCCAGGTGGTGAGCCGCCGGGGCCGCATCCGGGCCCGGGCCTGGGTCACGGACCGCACCCCCGAAGGGGTGGTCTATGCCCCCTTCCACTTCGCCGAGGCCCCCGCCAACCGCTTGACCTTGGACGCCCTGGATCCCACAAGCCGCATCCCCGAGTACAAGGTGGCGGCGGTGCGCCTGGAGAAACTGGACTGA